Below is a genomic region from Medicago truncatula cultivar Jemalong A17 chromosome 3, MtrunA17r5.0-ANR, whole genome shotgun sequence.
CTGTAATTCTCAATCATTTGCAAATCCAAACTCATGGCATAGTACTTAGTAGCATACCTTATTACCACCTTCCAAAACTTCAATCATGCTGGCATGAAAAGTACCAGTTTtccattcatatatatatatgtattttttttcttttttatttctttttcttagttAAATAATTCTGGATTTCCAAATATCGAAACTGAAAGAGTTGACTATGAATTTGAgctgtattttttgtttttcataataaGACTTTATTGAGCtgtacattttaaaaataaaataaaaagaaaaaaatatcgtCATTTAGCACACTGAAATCATGTTTTTCCCTCCTAGCTTATTGTCTTTCTATGCTTAAACACTTCAAAACCAATGTCCAATACACACTTATGTCGACATTTTACGACATTGTATAgtctaataaaataaataacaagccATATGAACGGAAACAAATTCCATCTTTGTTGCTGTCAGTATGTGCATATTATAATGTAACATGGAAATATCAGATTAAatattcaatcacaattttgaaAACCTACAAATTCAACTAACAAAATATCCATATAAACTCATCTTTGTTATTGTCATTAAGTGCATATCCTCTTAAATCTGAATTTCTAACCATTGAAATGGGATTCAAACTCTTTGTTCTTTCGATCTTCATTCTCTTTATAGTCCCAACTCTAATAGCTGCAGAGTGCACATGtgacgaagaagatgaagaaagggacAGATCAAAAGCTCTACGCTACAAAATAGCGGCTTTAGTGTCAATATTAGTTGCAAGTGCAATTGGTGTTTGTCTCCCACTTCTTGGGAAAGTGATACCGGCATTAAGCCCtgaaaaagatatattttttatcatcaaaGCATTTGCTGCCGGTGTGATACTGTCCACCGGTTTCATTCATGTGCTTCCTGATGCTTTTGAGAATCTTACTTCTCCATGTTTAAACGAACATCCTTGGGGTGATTTTCCCTTCACTGGTTTTGTAGCTATGTGCACCGCTATGGGGACTCTTATGGTTGATACTTATGCAACCGCTTATTTTCAGAACCATTATTCTAAAAGGGCACCGGCACAGGTTGAAAGTCAGACAACCCCAGACGTGGAGAATGAAGAACATACACATGTTCATGCTCACGCATCACATAGTCATGCACATGGTCATATTTCTTTCGATCAGTCATCAGAACTTCTTCGTCATAGGGTCATATCACaggtaataataatataaatttaatcataTAAAGATATTTGTGCATGAGATGTGAatatgattttttgattttatcataggTGTTGGAGTTGGGAATTATTGTTCACTCTGTTATCATAGGAATTTCTTTAGGTGCTTCAGAGAGTCCTAAAACCATAAGACCATTAGTGGCTGCGTTGACTTTTCATCAGTTCTTTGAAGGCATGGGACTTGGAAGTTGTATAACTCAGGTATATCATATTACATATATATCATTCAACTAGTGTGAATGAATTATAATCAAGTTATCTCTGACCGTTCATGGGGACCATGAGTTCGATTTGGTTGATGTGAATTGTGAAATATTAACTATGGATTAGgatttttcaaatataagtGCGGTGAACTATTGGTCACACTTGAATCTAATATAAAGATAAGATAATTTATGATTATTCttatatatgttgatttttCACTAGACATCTTGATCCTTTCAAGTGTTTTGTGGCCAAtgtatttgtttgtttggtgcCCTTGTTTGTTGTAATATGTTCAAAAGATGTCAAATTAAATGCATGATCGTTTATCCAAAAATATTATGTAATGAAACATCGtcttttcattactttttttttggtggtacACTTCTTTTTTAGTATGCATTCTTTGCtctaatttcttaattaatcGGTGAAGGATTGCTTTATGCATAAACAATTTCACATATCATCATTATTTGTATTaaactttaagttttttaatataaaatatagaaatcatgaaaattgtatcttcaacATAAACTATAAAAATGTCCGTGAGAAATTCAATAATCACCTTCAACCGAATCtccataaacaaataaaaaaattcaactaaCAATGTTAAACTTTTCTATAACATTTAGTTAATGTTTGATTATGCAAAACTAATTTCTATAAGTtatgtgtttgttacatttcaAGAGATTGTGCACCTTAATTGAatgtaaaacaagaaaacatCAACCAGCAGCATTGTTTTTGACTTATTGAAAGTGCAACCATTGCAGGCAAATTTCAAGAGTCTATCAATTACTATTATGGGATTGTTCTTTGCTTTGACAACTCCAGTAGGAATTGGAATTGGCTTAGGGATCAGCAATGTTTATGATGAGAACAGTCCAACTGCtcttatttttgaaggaatcttCAATGCAGCTTCAGCTGGGATCTTAATCTATATGGCACTTGTAGATCTTCTTGCTGCTGATTTTATGAATCCAAGGATGCAAAAGAATGGTAGGCTTCAATTAGGATCCAATATATCTCTTCTACTAGGAGCTGGTTGTATGTCTCTTATAGCCAAATGGGCTTAGCTAGGTGTTTGTTTGAGTATTCTTAATTTTCATTTCCTTCCAAATTGTTCATTTGAAGTCCTTGATAATTTCCAAATATGCCTATAACAATAGACCTACTATCGAAGACGACGTGAATATACAGTTTCACATGACATTCAGCTTGAACTGGTTTATGTTTATCAATTCTGGCATTTTGGTGGACTATTTGGGATTTGAGAAATGAGTGATCTCATTTGATAAGTCTGATTTCTGTGTTATTTTGGGTTGGATTATGATATTGTCCATCTTGACTTGATTAAAGCTGGACCGATGTCTATATTATGAGTGGTGTGTTGAATCTCTATGTTGTATTCGAAGAGCCTAGTCGCTTCGCCTTGCTGGTTTTGGCAAGGGCTTGGTTCTGGTCTTGTGCTTCTTTTCCTGCGTGATTATAGTACTCATTGTACTttcatcataatatattttaaattttttgatttgtttgttcAAAAGTTTACATCCAGGAAGATTGATAGGGTTAGCAAAATTACCGTTCTCAATAAGTATATGATTATATAACTTGGCTTTGTTTATTCTATATCAACGTTGTTTTTTCGTCTTGCAAAGGTTCTCTCAACATTATTGATGAATAAttcactaaaatgtaagttatgTAACGATTGTTATATCATTCTAAACTCTGAATGTGCTATCACATTCATACCATCAGAATATAACATGTATAATATTCATCGAAAGATATTGAATTACATTATTTGACATTTAAAgtcatttgttattttttgatttcatcaaaaaatCAATGGTGAACACTCTAGTATTTATAGAGTTTGTTTGGGTATATGTACCTCAtccaattattaaaataaatttatcaattttttgttttgagaattaTTGAATATGAATCCTTTTTACCTAAtagtttaaaagtaaaatatgcATTTCGTTAGTAATATAGTTTTTCTTGAATATCATTTAGATGAAAAATTCATGAATATCTTCtagatataaattttaaaaaattataatatactaattataatttattataaaaagtaTACATAAGACCCTTAAAAAATGTACAtaagacaaatttttatgacTGGTCagttaatataaattttttaacaaactatGTCGAGTAGCGTTTAAACCTACAAATTGCTTATCacttttttttgagggaaaattgCTTATCACTCTTTATCtcaattttaatcatattagTTTAAATAGTAGAAATCAATTTTTCATATCGGTATCCACTAATTTATCCACTTATactttttaagaaaatagagTCTATTctctccaaaaataaaataaaataaagtagagtttatattattttgttgaggttggattaacataaagaaaatgtAAGGAAAAGTGGTGTTTCCTGTGTCTGTTTAGAGCTTCTCATATATGCACgtccaaaatccaaattaaatgACACCACATGATACTTGAGAGTTGGCACACATGTAATGTAATAGTGTGGGACATACATTAAAAATAGGTTTAAACGCACTCTCCTATCCtctaagtttgcaaaagttgcaattttagcccccaattaaaaaaaatggtaaaggTGACCCCCTATATCTACCCATTTTGTAAAACGCAATTTGGATTTGGTCATGCCTGCatggcatgccacatgtgtaattagttatttaa
It encodes:
- the LOC11435969 gene encoding zinc transporter 5 isoform X1, with the protein product MAGSILWYTHVTMKNMNIYQYPIEKLRVQPVGLIVAFAVMATLAAECTCDEEDEERDRSKALRYKIAALVSILVASAIGVCLPLLGKVIPALSPEKDIFFIIKAFAAGVILSTGFIHVLPDAFENLTSPCLNEHPWGDFPFTGFVAMCTAMGTLMVDTYATAYFQNHYSKRAPAQVESQTTPDVENEEHTHVHAHASHSHAHGHISFDQSSELLRHRVISQVLELGIIVHSVIIGISLGASESPKTIRPLVAALTFHQFFEGMGLGSCITQANFKSLSITIMGLFFALTTPVGIGIGLGISNVYDENSPTALIFEGIFNAASAGILIYMALVDLLAADFMNPRMQKNGRLQLGSNISLLLGAGCMSLIAKWA
- the LOC11435969 gene encoding zinc transporter 8 isoform X2; translation: MAGSILWYTHVTMKNMNIYQYPIEKLRVQPVGLIVAFAVMATLAMCTAMGTLMVDTYATAYFQNHYSKRAPAQVESQTTPDVENEEHTHVHAHASHSHAHGHISFDQSSELLRHRVISQVLELGIIVHSVIIGISLGASESPKTIRPLVAALTFHQFFEGMGLGSCITQANFKSLSITIMGLFFALTTPVGIGIGLGISNVYDENSPTALIFEGIFNAASAGILIYMALVDLLAADFMNPRMQKNGRLQLGSNISLLLGAGCMSLIAKWA